From the genome of Pectobacterium atrosepticum:
CGCGTCCACGCTCCTGCGGTGCGGCAGCCGTCGCGGCATAAGCAATCAAACCCTGAGTCATTGCCGTGCCGAACATGCCTACGGCCAGCATACTGATCAATAAATACAGGGATGTGGTGGCTAGCCCAACGGCAATTAGTGCCACGATTAGCGCGCTCAACTGGGCCAGCATCAAATAGCGTCGATTGAGGATGTCACCCAGCGGCACTAGTAGAATTAACGCCAGCGCACAGCCAAGCTGTGTTGCTGTCATCACGCCGCCAACGGCGGCGATACTGATGTGAAAATCTATCGATAATGCATCCAGCAGCGGCTGTGCGTAATAAACATTGGCGACGCTGAGGGCGCTGGCACAGGCAAACAGCAACACTAACGCGCGCGGTAATGTCGTTTGCGCAGGCGGTGTAGTGCTGTAAAGAGTGCTGTAAAGATCATATTCAGTGACGGATGACGTGGTATGAATAGGACTATTTTTCATAATATCGGCTTTCACTATTTTATTCGGTTTCAAAACAAAACCAGTTGAAGCATGAATGATCTGGTTTTACTCTGCAACCAAAAAAGTGCGGTCAGTTTTTCAGCTTGTGGATAAGGCAGGTAGGATGAACAGGGAAAAGGGGAGAAAATATTCATGGTGAAGCGCAAAAGTCTGAAAGAGGATGTATGCCCTGTCGCTCGCGCGCTGGATGTGGTTGGCGATCGCTGGACATTGCTGATTATTCGCGATGCATTCGACAATCGCCGCCGTTTCAGCGATTTTCAGCGCAGTTTGGGTGTTGCCAAAAATATTCTTACCGACCGTCTGCGCACCCTAGTTGACGAGGGCATTTTTTCCGTTCAGCCCGTTTCCGAAAGCTCGGCTTATCAGGAATATGTTCTGACACCAAAAGGTGAGCAGCTATTTCCGCTCGTTGTAGCGCTACGCCAGTGGGGCGAACAGCAGCTATTCGCTAAGGGGGAACCTCACTCCCTGCTATTGGATAAACACACTGG
Proteins encoded in this window:
- a CDS encoding transcriptional regulator; its protein translation is MVKRKSLKEDVCPVARALDVVGDRWTLLIIRDAFDNRRRFSDFQRSLGVAKNILTDRLRTLVDEGIFSVQPVSESSAYQEYVLTPKGEQLFPLVVALRQWGEQQLFAKGEPHSLLLDKHTGQPLQAMLPHSAERQRLTGKDTFVQKVD